A section of the Brachyhypopomus gauderio isolate BG-103 chromosome 13, BGAUD_0.2, whole genome shotgun sequence genome encodes:
- the fdps gene encoding farnesyl pyrophosphate synthase yields the protein MGDSNCSNDVQMSDAQLFDRQFEKIVSELTEQDITDPVLADALNRLREILRYNAPGGKRNRGLSVIGSLREFVQPATLSHDEVERALLVGWCIELLQAFFLVADDIMDASVTRRGQPCWYKKEGIGLDAINDAFLLEGSIYRLLRRNCREQPYYVSLLELFTETSFQTELGQTLDLMTAPPKKIDLDRFTLERYKAIVKYKTAFYSFYLPVAAAMYMAGINSEKEHNNAKHILLEMGEFFQIQDDYLDCYGDPAVMGKIGTDIQDNKCSWLVVTALGIMTPEQRTELQACYGRSDAESVERVKALYDTLELPIRYHQYEEESYRRLQGLIQRHAQNLPHAVFLNFAKKIYKRNK from the exons ATG GGTGACAGCAACTGCAGTAATGATGTCCAGATGTCAGACGCTCAACTCTTTGATAGACAGTTTGAGAAGATTGTGTCTGAATTAACAGAGCAGGATATTACAGATCCAGTCCTTGCTGATGCACTCAATAGACTCCGTGAG ATTCTACGGTACAATGCCCCAGGAGGCAAGAGGAACCGTGGCCTGTCCGTGATTGGTTCACTGCGGGAGTTTGTTCAGCCTGCTACGCTGTCTCATGACGAGGTCGAGCGTGCCCTGCTGGTCGGATGGTGTATCGAACTG CTCCAGGCTTTCTTCTTGGTGGCAGATGACATTATGGATGCCTCTGTAACACGGAGGGGTCAGCCTTGCTGGTATAAGAAG GAAGGCATCGGGTTAGATGCCATTAATGATGCTTTTCTCCTGGAGGGGTCCATTTACCGTCTTCTGCGCAGGAATTGCAGAGAACAGCCCTACTATGTCAGTCTTTTGGAGCTCTTCACAGAG ACGTCCTTCCAGACGGAGCTCGGCCAGACCCTTGACCTTATGACAGCACCACCAAAGAAGATTGACCTGGACCGCTTCACCCTagagag ATATAAAGCCATAGTGAAATACAAGACTGCTTTCTACTCCTTCTACCTCCCTGTGGCTGCAGCAATGtacatg GCAGGGATCAACAGCGAGAAGGAGCACAATAATGCCAAGCACATCTTGCTTGAAATGGGCGAGTTTTTTCAGATACAG GATGATTACTTGGATTGCTATGGAGACCCTGCGGTGATGGGGAAGATTGGCACCGATATCCAGGACAACAAGTGCAGTTGGCTGGTGGTCACAGCACTGGGGATTATGACCCCTGAGCAAAGAACAGAACtacag GCGTGTTATggtcgcagtgatgctgagagtgtggagagagtgaaggCCCTCTATGACACTCTGGAACTGCCCATCCGGTACCACCAGTACGAGGAAGAGAGTTACCGGCGTCTCCAGGGCCTCATCCAGCGTCACGCTCAAAATCTTCCCCATGCCGTGTTCCTTAACTTTGCCAAGAAGATCTACAAGAGGAACAAATGA
- the LOC143473810 gene encoding cell adhesion molecule CEACAM8-like isoform X1, whose product MRALPAECDARQYEIKQNIATMEWVILTVLIVVLLTGSSQEQDILPPGPIYGTVGLTVLFNTITPPQLSDVVTWSFMNKSIVIFTPTSEDILPEYRERVSLNKTTGSLELRVLTMADSGVYSLTYTTDTLSQQGHISLEVFELVSEVSITGPEYILIENSSTQLACMGNGTVITTEWMKDDQILFPSTRFTFSADNRTLTISPVKRSDSGEYGCRLSNPVSSDTANYTMTVSYGPDVKILGSKVVEEGSDILLLCSSASQPAAMVTWTVNGASAGDSPLYVVESSNLSHSGEYTCTAWNNVTDLTASAAVFLTVEAAASGLSPGAAAGIAVGVILGVELLIGILCFLIVHFKSSADPAHSVRKQSMDYAEEDKQNRDGRRRNSAKPEDKNNSTAFKVQGPRYEEPLQRQPQSKSYGQVTCLAWIVQSRRCCGEGLRRRGFSMLPEWQVRCSTHT is encoded by the exons ATGAGAGCATTACCAGCTGAATGTGATGCCAGACAGtatgaaataaaacaaaacatagCAACCATGGAGTGGGTTATATTGACTGTTTTGATCGTAGTCCTGCTGACAG GGTCCAGTCAAGAGCAGGATATATTACCACCAGGACCAATATATGGGACTGTAGGGTTAACAGTCCTATTCAACACCATTACTCCTCCTCAGCTATCTGATGTAGTCACGTGGAGTTTCATGAATAAGAGCATTGTAATATTTACCCCAACGTCAGAGGATATTCTCCCtgaatacagagagagagtgagtctgAACAAGACTACTGGATCTCTGGAACTAAGAGTTCTGACCATGGCTGACTCTGGAGTGTATTCCTTAACATACACAACAGATACACTATCACAGCAGGGACATATTTCCCTGGAGGTTTTTG AGCTGGTGTCTGAAGTATCCATCACTGGCCCTGAATACATTCTCATTGAAAATAGCTCAACCCAATTGGCTTGCATGGGAAACGGCACCGTTATTACCACAGAATGGATGAAGGATGATCAAATTCTGTTTCCCAGCACAAGATTCACATTCTCAGCTGATAACAGAACCTTGACGATCAGTCCAGTGAAGAGATCAGACAGCGGTGAATATGGGTGTAGGCTCAGCAACCCTGTTAGCTCTGATACAGCTAACTACACAATGACTGTTAGCT ATGGGCCGGATGTGAAGATACTGGGGTCCAAGGTGGTAGAAGAGGGCTCGGACATACTGTTGCTCTGTTCCTCCGCTTCCCAACCTGCTGCCATGGTAACGTGGACAGTGAATGGTGCGAGTGCGGGAGACTCCCCTCTGTACGTGGTCGAGAGCAGCAACCTGAGTCACAGTGGCGAGTACACCTGTACCGCCTGGAACAACGTCACTGACCTTACAGCCTCTGCCGCTGTCTTTCTCACAGTGGAAG ctgcagcATCAGGACTTTCTCCTGGTGCAGCTGCAGGTATTGCAGTGGGTGTTATTTTGGGAGTGGAGCTTTTGATCGGGATTCTCTGCTTCCTCATAGTTCACTTTAA AAGTTCTGCTGACCCTGCTCATTCTGTGAGGAAACAGTCAA TGGACTATGCAGAAGAGGACAAGCAAAACAGAGACGGAAGAAGAAGGAACAGCGCGAAGCCGGAAGATAAGAACAACTCCACAGCGTTCAAGGTCCAGGGCCCAAGATATGAAGAACCACTCCAAAGGCAACCTCAGAGTAAGTCATACGGCCAGGTTACCTGTCTGGCCTGGATTGTCCAGTCTAGACGATGCTGTGGTGAGGGGTTGAGGAGACGTGGGTTCTCCATGCTCCCTGAATGGCAGGTCCGTTGCTCCACGCATACCTAG
- the LOC143473810 gene encoding cell adhesion molecule CEACAM8-like isoform X3 produces MRALPAECDARQYEIKQNIATMEWVILTVLIVVLLTGSSQEQDILPPGPIYGTVGLTVLFNTITPPQLSDVVTWSFMNKSIVIFTPTSEDILPEYRERVSLNKTTGSLELRVLTMADSGVYSLTYTTDTLSQQGHISLEVFELVSEVSITGPEYILIENSSTQLACMGNGTVITTEWMKDDQILFPSTRFTFSADNRTLTISPVKRSDSGEYGCRLSNPVSSDTANYTMTVSYGPDVKILGSKVVEEGSDILLLCSSASQPAAMVTWTVNGASAGDSPLYVVESSNLSHSGEYTCTAWNNVTDLTASAAVFLTVEAAASGLSPGAAAGIAVGVILGVELLIGILCFLIVHFKSSADPAHSVRKQSMDYAEEDKQNRDGRRRNSAKPEDKNNSTAFKVQGPRYEEPLQRQPQRKREPIYENEKPRLPPDTRTYCSSLP; encoded by the exons ATGAGAGCATTACCAGCTGAATGTGATGCCAGACAGtatgaaataaaacaaaacatagCAACCATGGAGTGGGTTATATTGACTGTTTTGATCGTAGTCCTGCTGACAG GGTCCAGTCAAGAGCAGGATATATTACCACCAGGACCAATATATGGGACTGTAGGGTTAACAGTCCTATTCAACACCATTACTCCTCCTCAGCTATCTGATGTAGTCACGTGGAGTTTCATGAATAAGAGCATTGTAATATTTACCCCAACGTCAGAGGATATTCTCCCtgaatacagagagagagtgagtctgAACAAGACTACTGGATCTCTGGAACTAAGAGTTCTGACCATGGCTGACTCTGGAGTGTATTCCTTAACATACACAACAGATACACTATCACAGCAGGGACATATTTCCCTGGAGGTTTTTG AGCTGGTGTCTGAAGTATCCATCACTGGCCCTGAATACATTCTCATTGAAAATAGCTCAACCCAATTGGCTTGCATGGGAAACGGCACCGTTATTACCACAGAATGGATGAAGGATGATCAAATTCTGTTTCCCAGCACAAGATTCACATTCTCAGCTGATAACAGAACCTTGACGATCAGTCCAGTGAAGAGATCAGACAGCGGTGAATATGGGTGTAGGCTCAGCAACCCTGTTAGCTCTGATACAGCTAACTACACAATGACTGTTAGCT ATGGGCCGGATGTGAAGATACTGGGGTCCAAGGTGGTAGAAGAGGGCTCGGACATACTGTTGCTCTGTTCCTCCGCTTCCCAACCTGCTGCCATGGTAACGTGGACAGTGAATGGTGCGAGTGCGGGAGACTCCCCTCTGTACGTGGTCGAGAGCAGCAACCTGAGTCACAGTGGCGAGTACACCTGTACCGCCTGGAACAACGTCACTGACCTTACAGCCTCTGCCGCTGTCTTTCTCACAGTGGAAG ctgcagcATCAGGACTTTCTCCTGGTGCAGCTGCAGGTATTGCAGTGGGTGTTATTTTGGGAGTGGAGCTTTTGATCGGGATTCTCTGCTTCCTCATAGTTCACTTTAA AAGTTCTGCTGACCCTGCTCATTCTGTGAGGAAACAGTCAA TGGACTATGCAGAAGAGGACAAGCAAAACAGAGACGGAAGAAGAAGGAACAGCGCGAAGCCGGAAGATAAGAACAACTCCACAGCGTTCAAGGTCCAGGGCCCAAGATATGAAGAACCACTCCAAAGGCAACCTCAGA GGAAAAGGGAACCAATATATGAAAACGAAAAACCAAGATTACCCCCG GATACCAGAACATACTGCAGCTCATTACCATGA
- the LOC143473810 gene encoding cell adhesion molecule CEACAM6-like isoform X4, with product MNKSIVIFTPTSEDILPEYRERVSLNKTTGSLELRVLTMADSGVYSLTYTTDTLSQQGHISLEVFELVSEVSITGPEYILIENSSTQLACMGNGTVITTEWMKDDQILFPSTRFTFSADNRTLTISPVKRSDSGEYGCRLSNPVSSDTANYTMTVSYGPDVKILGSKVVEEGSDILLLCSSASQPAAMVTWTVNGASAGDSPLYVVESSNLSHSGEYTCTAWNNVTDLTASAAVFLTVEAAASGLSPGAAAGIAVGVILGVELLIGILCFLIVHFKSSADPAHSVRKQSMDYAEEDKQNRDGRRRNSAKPEDKNNSTAFKVQGPRYEEPLQRQPQSKSYGQVTCLAWIVQSRRCCGEGLRRRGFSMLPEWQVRCSTHT from the exons ATGAATAAGAGCATTGTAATATTTACCCCAACGTCAGAGGATATTCTCCCtgaatacagagagagagtgagtctgAACAAGACTACTGGATCTCTGGAACTAAGAGTTCTGACCATGGCTGACTCTGGAGTGTATTCCTTAACATACACAACAGATACACTATCACAGCAGGGACATATTTCCCTGGAGGTTTTTG AGCTGGTGTCTGAAGTATCCATCACTGGCCCTGAATACATTCTCATTGAAAATAGCTCAACCCAATTGGCTTGCATGGGAAACGGCACCGTTATTACCACAGAATGGATGAAGGATGATCAAATTCTGTTTCCCAGCACAAGATTCACATTCTCAGCTGATAACAGAACCTTGACGATCAGTCCAGTGAAGAGATCAGACAGCGGTGAATATGGGTGTAGGCTCAGCAACCCTGTTAGCTCTGATACAGCTAACTACACAATGACTGTTAGCT ATGGGCCGGATGTGAAGATACTGGGGTCCAAGGTGGTAGAAGAGGGCTCGGACATACTGTTGCTCTGTTCCTCCGCTTCCCAACCTGCTGCCATGGTAACGTGGACAGTGAATGGTGCGAGTGCGGGAGACTCCCCTCTGTACGTGGTCGAGAGCAGCAACCTGAGTCACAGTGGCGAGTACACCTGTACCGCCTGGAACAACGTCACTGACCTTACAGCCTCTGCCGCTGTCTTTCTCACAGTGGAAG ctgcagcATCAGGACTTTCTCCTGGTGCAGCTGCAGGTATTGCAGTGGGTGTTATTTTGGGAGTGGAGCTTTTGATCGGGATTCTCTGCTTCCTCATAGTTCACTTTAA AAGTTCTGCTGACCCTGCTCATTCTGTGAGGAAACAGTCAA TGGACTATGCAGAAGAGGACAAGCAAAACAGAGACGGAAGAAGAAGGAACAGCGCGAAGCCGGAAGATAAGAACAACTCCACAGCGTTCAAGGTCCAGGGCCCAAGATATGAAGAACCACTCCAAAGGCAACCTCAGAGTAAGTCATACGGCCAGGTTACCTGTCTGGCCTGGATTGTCCAGTCTAGACGATGCTGTGGTGAGGGGTTGAGGAGACGTGGGTTCTCCATGCTCCCTGAATGGCAGGTCCGTTGCTCCACGCATACCTAG
- the LOC143473810 gene encoding cell adhesion molecule CEACAM8-like isoform X2, protein MRALPAECDARQYEIKQNIATMEWVILTVLIVVLLTGSSQEQDILPPGPIYGTVGLTVLFNTITPPQLSDVVTWSFMNKSIVIFTPTSEDILPEYRERVSLNKTTGSLELRVLTMADSGVYSLTYTTDTLSQQGHISLEVFELVSEVSITGPEYILIENSSTQLACMGNGTVITTEWMKDDQILFPSTRFTFSADNRTLTISPVKRSDSGEYGCRLSNPVSSDTANYTMTVSYGPDVKILGSKVVEEGSDILLLCSSASQPAAMVTWTVNGASAGDSPLYVVESSNLSHSGEYTCTAWNNVTDLTASAAVFLTVEAAASGLSPGAAAGIAVGVILGVELLIGILCFLIVHFKSSADPAHSVRKQSMDYAEEDKQNRDGRRRNSAKPEDKNNSTAFKVQGPRYEEPLQRQPQRKREPIYENEKPRLPPRPSQMPPNKI, encoded by the exons ATGAGAGCATTACCAGCTGAATGTGATGCCAGACAGtatgaaataaaacaaaacatagCAACCATGGAGTGGGTTATATTGACTGTTTTGATCGTAGTCCTGCTGACAG GGTCCAGTCAAGAGCAGGATATATTACCACCAGGACCAATATATGGGACTGTAGGGTTAACAGTCCTATTCAACACCATTACTCCTCCTCAGCTATCTGATGTAGTCACGTGGAGTTTCATGAATAAGAGCATTGTAATATTTACCCCAACGTCAGAGGATATTCTCCCtgaatacagagagagagtgagtctgAACAAGACTACTGGATCTCTGGAACTAAGAGTTCTGACCATGGCTGACTCTGGAGTGTATTCCTTAACATACACAACAGATACACTATCACAGCAGGGACATATTTCCCTGGAGGTTTTTG AGCTGGTGTCTGAAGTATCCATCACTGGCCCTGAATACATTCTCATTGAAAATAGCTCAACCCAATTGGCTTGCATGGGAAACGGCACCGTTATTACCACAGAATGGATGAAGGATGATCAAATTCTGTTTCCCAGCACAAGATTCACATTCTCAGCTGATAACAGAACCTTGACGATCAGTCCAGTGAAGAGATCAGACAGCGGTGAATATGGGTGTAGGCTCAGCAACCCTGTTAGCTCTGATACAGCTAACTACACAATGACTGTTAGCT ATGGGCCGGATGTGAAGATACTGGGGTCCAAGGTGGTAGAAGAGGGCTCGGACATACTGTTGCTCTGTTCCTCCGCTTCCCAACCTGCTGCCATGGTAACGTGGACAGTGAATGGTGCGAGTGCGGGAGACTCCCCTCTGTACGTGGTCGAGAGCAGCAACCTGAGTCACAGTGGCGAGTACACCTGTACCGCCTGGAACAACGTCACTGACCTTACAGCCTCTGCCGCTGTCTTTCTCACAGTGGAAG ctgcagcATCAGGACTTTCTCCTGGTGCAGCTGCAGGTATTGCAGTGGGTGTTATTTTGGGAGTGGAGCTTTTGATCGGGATTCTCTGCTTCCTCATAGTTCACTTTAA AAGTTCTGCTGACCCTGCTCATTCTGTGAGGAAACAGTCAA TGGACTATGCAGAAGAGGACAAGCAAAACAGAGACGGAAGAAGAAGGAACAGCGCGAAGCCGGAAGATAAGAACAACTCCACAGCGTTCAAGGTCCAGGGCCCAAGATATGAAGAACCACTCCAAAGGCAACCTCAGA GGAAAAGGGAACCAATATATGAAAACGAAAAACCAAGATTACCCCCG AGACCTTCACAAATGCCCCCAAACAAGATATAA